The Amycolatopsis jiangsuensis nucleotide sequence ACCGGGAAGCCGATGGCGATCGGACGGCATTCGTTGCCCGGCCCGATGTGCAGGAGCCAGACGCTGAGCAGGAACACCGCGACGGGGACGGTGACCGCCAACGCTGTCGCGACGCCGCCGAGTTCCGTGTGGTGGCTGTCGAAGTCGACCGCCAGCTCCAGGCCGGCACCGACCGCGGCGGCCGAGCCGAAGATGAGGTAGTGCCCGTACCCCCAGCTCATCGACGTGCGCAGGGAGTTGCCGCGGACGAGACGCGCGTGGCCGGGCTGGTCGAAATACAGCCACCACATCGAGAACACGAGCACCAGTCCGGCCGCGGCCAGCGACACCAGGTCACCGGTGTGCTCGCCGGACGCGAGGCCTTCCTTCACCGCGTTCGTCGCGCTCAGCACCGTTTCCCCCAGCACGATCAGGGTGAACAGGCCGTACCGCTCGGCGATGTGGTGCGGGTGCCAGGCGGTCCCGGCACGGCGCTCCGCCAGCACCGGCACGGAAAGCTCGGCCAGCACGAGCACCACGAAACTGGTGAGTCCCAGTGACTCGGGCAGGGCGAGGCGGGCGATCCACAGCACCTGCACGATCGTGATGCCGACGGCGTAGAAGTACGCGGTCCTCCGCGTC carries:
- a CDS encoding low temperature requirement protein A — translated: MAHESLPDNRIRRWYQPMRARDRDEPHRASTPLELLFDLCFVVAVGQAATQLHHAWGEGHIGHGVLSFAMVFFAIWWGWLNFSWFASAFDTDDVPYRVATLVQIAGGLTVAAGVDRAFEGNYDVVVAGYVLLRLAAVVQWLRAARQSPETRRTAYFYAVGITIVQVLWIARLALPESLGLTSFVVLVLAELSVPVLAERRAGTAWHPHHIAERYGLFTLIVLGETVLSATNAVKEGLASGEHTGDLVSLAAAGLVLVFSMWWLYFDQPGHARLVRGNSLRTSMSWGYGHYLIFGSAAAVGAGLELAVDFDSHHTELGGVATALAVTVPVAVFLLSVWLLHIGPGNECRPIAIGFPVVAVLILAASFGPAPIHVTAALAAVLVVVTVAATHGEREPG